Part of the Acidobacteriota bacterium genome, AGCACGGCCACTTGTGCATCGGTGGGCCGGTAGTCTGCGCCCCCCGCTTCATCGCCGGCGCCCGACCCCACGGCGCCGCTCAGCCACAGCAGGTTCAGGTAGATCTTGTAGGCCTCGACGAACCACTTGTCGTCGCTGTGCAGGTCCGAGCGCGACAGGAGCTGCAGCTCGACGCCCAGCATGCGCTTGTCGAGGGCCGCGAGCGCCCGCTCCACGTCCGCGGCCTTGCCCTTGTTCGCGGCGAGCTGGTCCTCGATCTGCTTCCGCATGATCTCGATCTCGTTCGCCATCCTCGCGGTCTCGTCGAGATCGTTCCGGATGCGGATCTGCGTCCGCGCGGACGCCAGGAGATCCTCGGCGCTCGACGTGATGAGGGGATCCTTGAGCAGCTCCAGCGGCTGCGTGAGGACCTGGCCGTTCACCGTGAGCCGCACCGAGTACTGCCCGGGCGTGGCGAGCGGCCCCTGCCGCTGGGGATTCTGGATCCCCCAGTGCGTGACCGGCCGCGTCTTCTGGTTGCGGAACCGCGGTTCATCCCAGATGTTCGGGTTGTCCGGCGCGAGGGTGCGCAGCTCCACCTGTCGCGCCGCCTCGTAGCGGCCGTCCCACGTGATGCGGTTCACGCCGGCCCGCGGCGCCTGCTGCAGCGTCCGCACCACGGTTCCCGACGCGTCGAGGATTTCGATCTTCGCGGGCTGCTGCGGGGGTGCCTGCACCGAGTACAGGATGTCTGCCCGGCCCGCCCTCGCGAACCGCCAGCCGGGTCGCGGCACGTACAAGTGCGCGGCGGCCGTCTTGTCCACCGTGTCCGCCTGCTCCAGCCGCGTGATGTCGGGCAGGATGTAAAGTCCGCGCCCGTACGTGGAGACGACGACGTCGTGGTGCTGCTTCTGCACGGCAATCCACGTCACCGGCGCGGGCGGCAGCCCTTCCTTGAATTGCGCCCACGTCGCGCCGTCGTCGGTCGAGTAGTAGAACGCGTTGCCCGTGCCCGCGAACAGCATGCCCCGGCGGTTCGGATTCTCGGCGACCGACAGCACGTAGGCGAGCGGATGATTCTTCGGCAGGCCGTCGCTGATCTTCGTCCACGTCTTCCCGAAATCCGTCGTCTTGAAGATGAACGGATCGCGGTTGTCCATGATGTGGTAGCTGACGGCGATGTACGCCGTGCCCGCGTCGAAGCGGGACGGCGCGATCTGCGCGATCGTGCCCCACTCCGGCATGCCGGTGACGTTCTTCGTGAGATCGTTCCAGGTCCTGCCGGCGTCGCGCGTGTTCCAGACCTTGCCGTCGTTCGTGCCGGCCCAGATCAGCCCCTGCTGCAGCGGCGAGGGGGCGATCGCGAAGACCACCTCACCGGCAAACTGGCCGAGGTTGTCACCGATGATCCCGCCCGACGAGACGATCCGCTTCGGATCCTTCGTGGACAGGTCCGGGCTGATCTCGGCCCAGGTCTGCCCGGCGTTCGTCGTGCGGAAGATCACCTGGCAGCCGTAGTAGACCGTGTTGTGGTCGAACGGATCGATGGCGACCGGCGCCGTCCAGTGGCAGCGGTATTTCGAGTCGGTCGGCGGCGAGTCGAAGGTGATCATCCACGGCGCCACCGAGCGTGCGGTGCCGCGCCGCGCGTCGTACCGCGAGAGCTTGTTCCCGTAGCACGATGCCCAGACGACGTCGGGGTTTTCGGGATCGGGAATCGTGAACCCGGATTCGCAGCCCCCCAGGTACGTATCCCAGGGGATGGCGCCAGGCATGACGTTGCCCGGCACTTCACCACCCGCACCGAAGAACCCGCCGCCGCCGGGCCCGCCGGTGCGAGGCATCAGGCCGTACGACGGCACGTTCGGCACCAGCACGGGCGAGGTGCTCGCGCCGCGCATCGTGCCGTCGTCCTGGCGGTTGCTGTAGATCCAGTACGGCGCGCGGTTGTCGGCCGCGACGTGGTACATCTGGCCGATCGGCAGCACCACGCTGTTGAACGTGCGCCCGTGGTCGGCGGTGATCCCCATGCCGCCGTCGCCGGTGACCACGTAGTGATCGCCGTTGCGGGCATCCCACCAGATGTCATGGCAGTCACCGCAGCCGCCTCCCTGCGTGAAGGTGGCGCCGCCGTCGGTCGATCGCCACAGCGTGCTGCTCGCGACCATCACTTCGTTCTCATCGGCCGGCGACACGCCGAGGCGGATGTAATACCCGGCTCGCCCGATGAGGCGCCGGTCGCGGCTCACGAGGGTCCACGCGCTCCCGCCATCGTCCGAGCGCCAGAGCGACCCTTGCGTCGCGGTCTGAATGAGCGCGAACACGCGCCTGGAGTTGGTGGGCGCGAACGCGACGTCGATCTTCCCGAGCGGCGGTTTCGGCAGCCCGTCGTGCAGGACCTTCTCCCAGGTGCTCCCGCCATCGCGCGAGCGATAGATGGCGCTGCCCGGCCCGCCGCTGAACATGCCCCAGGTGTGCATCACGACCTGCCACGTGCCGGCAACGAGGATGTCCGGGTTCTCCGGATCCATCGCGAGGCCGGAACATCCCGTGTCCCGGTCCACGAAGAGCACGCGCTCCCAGCTCTCGCCGCCGTTCTTCGTGCGGAAGACGCCGCGCTCTTCCTGGGGGCCGGTGGTTCGCCCCAGCGCGCAGGCGTACACGATGTCGGGATTCGTCGGGTGGACCACAATGCGGCCGATGCGGCCGGTCTCGCGGAGCCCCATGTTCTTCCAGGCTGCGCCCGCATGGTCGGACTTGTAGATGCCGTCGCCCATCACGTCGCTGGGCCGGATGGCCCACGCTTCGCCGGTGCCGGCCCACACGATATTCGGGTTGGACGGCGCGATCGCGAGCGCGCCGATGGCGGAGGCCGACTGCTCGTCAAAGATCGGCTCGAAGGTGCGCCCCCCGTCGACCGACTTCCAGACGCCGCCGGACGCCGCGCCGGCGTAATAGATTGACCGGTTGCCGGGAACCGCGACGACCGCGGAAATGCGCCCCGCGCTCGGCGGGCCCATGTACCGGAATTTCAGCGGCTCGGCAGACGGGTTCTGTTCCTGCGGGGCGCCGCCGCGCGGCTGCGCGGTGGCGGCGCCGTTCAGGCAAGTGAAGAGGAAACAGGCAAGAGGTAAAACGACGCGTGAACGGGAAATAAACGGCATCAGACGAAATCCTCCCAGCGCGGGGAGTATACCGTCACCCGTGGGCCGGCGCGACCGCCCGATGCCGTCCCTCCCCGGACACTTCCGCTTCCTGGAACTCACCCAGCGAGATCGGCACGGCCACCTTCAGCATGAGGGTGAAGACGAGGAAGCCGACCGCGAACACGCCCGCGGCGACCCGCAGCTCGGCGAGCGTGGGATAGTAGACGTAGATCTCGCCCAGGGTGTCGGGCGTCAGTCCCGGGATGATCAGGCCCATGCCCTTTTCGATGTAGACGCCCGCGTAGGTGGCCACGCACCCCACGTTCAGCGTCACCCAGTTGCGGCGGGTGGCGGGCACGATGAAGAGCACGAACGCGACGGCGTTCAACACCAGCGCCGCCCAGGCGTACGGCACGAGCGTGCGGTGCTCGCCCAGGCCCTCGTACCAGTAGCGGGTGAACAGCAGGTGCTCGGTGTCGGAGTAGTACTCCTTGAACGCCTCCGCGCCGTGGAGGAACAGGTTGAGGAACATCGCGTACGCCATCAGCTCGGCGATCTTCC contains:
- a CDS encoding sialidase translates to MPFISRSRVVLPLACFLFTCLNGAATAQPRGGAPQEQNPSAEPLKFRYMGPPSAGRISAVVAVPGNRSIYYAGAASGGVWKSVDGGRTFEPIFDEQSASAIGALAIAPSNPNIVWAGTGEAWAIRPSDVMGDGIYKSDHAGAAWKNMGLRETGRIGRIVVHPTNPDIVYACALGRTTGPQEERGVFRTKNGGESWERVLFVDRDTGCSGLAMDPENPDILVAGTWQVVMHTWGMFSGGPGSAIYRSRDGGSTWEKVLHDGLPKPPLGKIDVAFAPTNSRRVFALIQTATQGSLWRSDDGGSAWTLVSRDRRLIGRAGYYIRLGVSPADENEVMVASSTLWRSTDGGATFTQGGGCGDCHDIWWDARNGDHYVVTGDGGMGITADHGRTFNSVVLPIGQMYHVAADNRAPYWIYSNRQDDGTMRGASTSPVLVPNVPSYGLMPRTGGPGGGGFFGAGGEVPGNVMPGAIPWDTYLGGCESGFTIPDPENPDVVWASCYGNKLSRYDARRGTARSVAPWMITFDSPPTDSKYRCHWTAPVAIDPFDHNTVYYGCQVIFRTTNAGQTWAEISPDLSTKDPKRIVSSGGIIGDNLGQFAGEVVFAIAPSPLQQGLIWAGTNDGKVWNTRDAGRTWNDLTKNVTGMPEWGTIAQIAPSRFDAGTAYIAVSYHIMDNRDPFIFKTTDFGKTWTKISDGLPKNHPLAYVLSVAENPNRRGMLFAGTGNAFYYSTDDGATWAQFKEGLPPAPVTWIAVQKQHHDVVVSTYGRGLYILPDITRLEQADTVDKTAAAHLYVPRPGWRFARAGRADILYSVQAPPQQPAKIEILDASGTVVRTLQQAPRAGVNRITWDGRYEAARQVELRTLAPDNPNIWDEPRFRNQKTRPVTHWGIQNPQRQGPLATPGQYSVRLTVNGQVLTQPLELLKDPLITSSAEDLLASARTQIRIRNDLDETARMANEIEIMRKQIEDQLAANKGKAADVERALAALDKRMLGVELQLLSRSDLHSDDKWFVEAYKIYLNLLWLSGAVGSGAGDEAGGADYRPTDAQVAVLDLIERDLAKARADFTVLVEKDVPAFNQSTAGKVPPIGVSGAM